One window from the genome of Magnolia sinica isolate HGM2019 chromosome 4, MsV1, whole genome shotgun sequence encodes:
- the LOC131243823 gene encoding methylsterol monooxygenase 2-2 — protein sequence MASVLESGWLYLITHFSDFQLASLGSFFLHEGIFFLSGLPFIFLERTGLLSKYKIQSKNNTPAAQEKCITRLLLYHFCVNLPLMILSYPVFRVMGMSSSLPLPSWKVILMQILFYFILEDFVFYWGHRILHTKWLYKHVHSVHHEYATPFGLTSEYAHPAEILFLGFATIVGPAITGPHLLTLWLWMSLRVLETVEAHCGYHFPWSLSNLFPVYGGADFHDYHHRLLYTKSGNYSSTFTYMDWIFGTDKGYRKLKAMKNIDVSKNKEM from the exons ATGGCTTCCGTTTTAGAATCTGGTTGGCTG TATCTGATCACTCATTTCAGCGATTTCCAACTGGCTTCTCTGGGCAGTTTCTTTCTTCATGAGGGCATCTTTTTCTTATCGGGACTTCCATTTATATTTCTTGAAAGGACAGGACTCCTGAGCAAGTACAAGATTCAG AGTAAAAATAACACTCCGGCTGCTCAGGAGAAATGCATTACACGGCTGTTGCTGTATCATTTTTGTGTCAACTTACCGCTTATGATTCTTTCCTATCCTGTGTTTAGAGTTATGGGCATGAGCAGCAGTCTCCCATTGCCGTCCTG GAAAGTGATTTTAATGCAAATACTCTTCTACTTCATCCTGGAGGATTTTGTGTTTTATTGGGGACACAGGATTTTACACACAAAATGGTTGTACAAGCATGTCCACAGCGTTCATCATGA ATATGCCACACCATTTGGACTGACTTCTGAGTATGCACACCCTGCTGAAATATTGTTCCTTGGTTTTGCTACCATCGTTGGTCCTGCTATCACTGGGCCCCATCTGTTGACTCTATGGTTATGGATGTCATTGCGAGTCTTGGAGACAGTAGAGGCACATTGTGGATACCATTTCCCATGGAGCCTCTCAAATTTGTTTCCCGTGTATGGAGG TGCTGATTTTCATGACTACCATCACCGTTTGCTTTATACCAAATCCGGAAACTACTCGTCAACGTTCACTTACATGGACTG GATATTCGGCACAGACAAGGGCTATCGGAAATTGAAGGCAATGAAGAACATTGATGTCAGCAAGAACAAGGAAATGTAA
- the LOC131243822 gene encoding probable protein phosphatase 2C 24, producing the protein MAEICCGVVSESETTAPCETSSRAARRRRWEIRRFKLYAGVAPPPDSGSCKRRKTKASTSPSSSPRDCENASENSSEEELKQQAKDRVDPTPAALDRCPKFGMTSVCGRRRDMEDAVSIHPSFFRRELQSPANLHFFGVYDGHGCSHVAMSCKDKLHGMLAEELGNGDASKEWNDAMGRSFLRMDKEVAGDGRIPTMAANCRCELQTPQCDAVGSTAVVAVVTPEEIVVANCGDSRAVLCRKGKPVPLSSDHKPDRPDELMRIQAAGGRVIYWDGPRVLGVLAMSRAIGDNYLKPFVSSEPEVTVTPRSPDDDCLILASDGLWDVVSNATACAIVRMCLRGDAPIPPEHDAGVARGEGSDKACSDAAMLLTRLALARQSADNVSVVVVDLRSDT; encoded by the exons ATGGCTGAGATCTGCTGCGGTGTCGTGAGCGAAAGTGAGACAACGGCCCCGTGCGAGACTAGCTCTCGAGCGGCGAGGCGCCGGAGATGGGAGATCCGGCGGTTCAAGCTCTACGCTGGCGTCGCACCCCCGCCTGATTCCGGCAGCTGCAAGCGTCGGAAGACGAAGGCCTCTACGTCTCCGTCGTCGTCCCCACGGGACTGCGAGAACGCCTCCGAGAATTCCTCTGAAGAAGAGCTGAAGCAGCAAGCGAAGGACCGCGTGGATCCGACGCCTGCGGCCCTTGACCGGTGCCCGAAGTTCGGGATGACGTCAGTGTGCGGCCGGAGGAGGGACATGGAGGATGCTGTCTCGATCCACCCATCGTTCTTCCGGCGGGAGCTTCAGAGTCCGGCGAATCTGCACTTCTTCGGTGTCTACGACGGCCACGGGTGCTCTCAT GTAGCTATGTCTTGCAAGGATAAGCTGCATGGTATGTTAGCAGAAGAGCTTGGAAACGGAGATGCATCGAAGGAGTGGAATGATGCGATGGGCCGGAGCTTTCTGCGCATGGACAAGGAGGTCGCAGGAGATGGCAGAATTCCGACGATGGCAGCGAATTGCCGCTGCGAGTTACAAACACCTCAGTGCGACGCAGTGGGATCGACGGCTGTGGTAGCTGTGGTGACGCCTGAAGAGATCGTCGTGGCCAACTGCGGCGATTCAAGGGCCGTGCTCTGCAGGAAAGGGAAGCCGGTCCCACTCTCTTCAGATCATAAG CCAGATCGCCCAGACGAGCTAATGCGGATCCAAGCCGCCGGCGGTCGAGTCATCTACTGGGACGGCCCTCGCGTTCTTGGCGTCCTTGCCATGTCAAGGGCCATAG GCGACAACTACCTGAAGCCGTTCGTAAGCTCGGAGCCCGAGGTGACGGTGACGCCCCGATCGCCGGACGACGACTGCCTGATCCTAGCCAGCGACGGCCTCTGGGACGTCGTCTCCAACGCCACGGCCTGCGCTATCGTGCGCATGTGCCTGCGCGGCGACGCTCCGATCCCGCCGGAACATGACGCGGGCGTCGCCCGCGGCGAGGGCTCTGACAAGGCGTGCTCCGACGCGGCGATGCTTCTAACAAGGCTGGCGTTGGCGAGGCAGAGCGCGGACAACGTGAGCGTTGTCGTGGTCGATCTCAGGAGCGACACGTAG